Proteins co-encoded in one Salvia splendens isolate huo1 chromosome 4, SspV2, whole genome shotgun sequence genomic window:
- the LOC121799820 gene encoding AMSH-like ubiquitin thioesterase 3 codes for MRRPSYSTSPINFSAMTRKVDVDNRIPLRNYYRIADNILKQANIYREEKNLIDLYVILLRYSSLVSETIPYHKDYQVLCSKERTFYKKKLLAVLDELEALKPKVRLQLDEQKTFSTNSQMHQLDGPTSVSYTPSVNNNASLNYSSKQMSQQITVLSSSLKQNNDYARYSSSKPVESQFQKMSLGLPLPKQETLSRHSLLGPTGLRGQWLGPRAEVKVNYPTNIVVDAKEFSSLNQVGQQELVAANDGDSNAEKSTIESVLSLDDGRWLAEESGPLQGNVENNDFQLGNIRQPSPPPVLAQVMPEHRHISPSRVADPRPGPANFSQDGLPSSNSYQDLHIPVKILDDFLRLARENTTRNLETCGVLAGSLKNRVFHITTLIVPKQESTSDSCQTLNEEEIFDVQDKRSLFPLGWIHTHPTQTCFMSSVDLHTHYSYQVMLPEAIAIVMAPTDTQSPHGIFHLSDPGGVSVIQNCQQRGFHPHEEAEDGSPIYEHCSHVYMNAKLKFDVVDLR; via the exons ATGAGGCGGCCGTCGTACTCCACTTCCCCGATCAATTTCAGCGCTATGACGCGGAAGGTCGACGTCGACAATCGGATCCCTCTCCGCAATTACTATCGTATCGCCGATAATATCCTCAAACAG GCAAATATCTATAGGGAGGAAAAAAACTTGATCGACCTGTATGTTATACTGCTAAGATATTCAAG TTTGGTGTCAGAGACTATACCATACCATAAAGATTACCAAGTTTTGTGTTCCAAAGAAAGAACTTTCTATAAGAAG AAATTGCTTGCCGTGCTAGATGAGCTGGAGGCTTTAAAGCCGAAAGTGCGTCTTCAGTTAGATGAACAGAAAACATTTAGCACTAATAGTCAGATGCATCAGCTTGATGGTCCAACTAGTGTTTCTTACACGCCTTCAGTAAATAACAACGCCTCCTTAAACTACAGTAGCAAGCAG ATGTCACAACAGATTACTGTGCTTTCATCTTCATTGAAGCAGAATAATGATTATGCTAGATATTCTTCATCAAAACCTGTTGAGTCTCAATTCCAGAAGAT GTCTCTTGGTTTACCTCTTCCAAAGCAGGAAACATTATCCAGGCATTCATTATTAGGACCAACTGGTCTACGTGGTCAGTGGCTTGGTCCAAGGGCTGAGGTTAAG GTTAATTATCCCACTAATATTGTTGTGGATGCTAAAGAATTCTCAAG TCTGAATCAGGTTGGGCAACAAGAACTAGTGGCAGCAAATGATGGTGATTCAAATGCGGAAAAGTCAACAATAGAATCTGTGCTATCTTTGGATGATGGCAGATGGCTTGCCGAGGAATCTGGTCCTCTCCAAGGGAACGTGGAGAACAATGATTTTCAGTTGGGAAATATCAGGCAACCTTCTCCACCTCCTGTCCTAGCACAAGTGATGCCCGAACATCGTCACATATCTCCATCAAGAGTTGCAGACCCAAGACCAGGACCAGCAAATTTCTCTCAGGATGGCTTGCCTAGTTCCAATTCTTACCAAGATCTTCACATT CCAGTGAAGATACTTGATGATTTCTTGCGATTGGCTCGAGAAAATACTACAAGGAATTTGGAGACATGTGGTGTTCTTGCTGGTTCACTT AAGAATAGAGTATTTCATATTACGACGCTCATTGTCCCAAAGCAGGAATCGACTTCAGACTCG tgTCAAACTTTGAATGAAGAAGAGATTTTTGATGTTCAAGACAAACGCTCCCTTTTTCCTCTTGGATGGATTCAC ACACATCCAACACAAACGTGCTTTATGTCTTCCGTTGATCTTCACACTCATTATTCATATCAG GTCATGTTGCCGGAAGCAATTGCAATTGTTATGGCTCCTACAGACACACAAAG CCCTCATGGCATATTCCATCTCTCCGACCCTGGTGGTGTCTCTGTGATTCAAAACTGCCAACAGCGTGGGTTCCATCCTCATGAAGAGGCTGAAGATGGAAGCCCCATCTACGAGCATTGCTCCCATGTTTATATGAATGCCAAGTTGAAGTTTGACGTGGTCGATCTTCGTTGA
- the LOC121799818 gene encoding putative pentatricopeptide repeat-containing protein At3g16890, mitochondrial produces MRKLSSLASWAAPQIQNVAAKIQIPIKPRNPSPTKLKSPKNVVQNRVVSAAGKLEFKNSSSASISPPKPHISDRDQRLNSRVIDHGYLAEILSRKDWVLLLNHDFDANRGNLNATAVVSVLQNQENVLCALRFYVWISNFSASLAKNQMIRSALGNALYRKGPVLLSADLIHDIRNSGCQVSEELLCALIGSWGRLGLAKYCSEVFEQVSYLGITPNTRLYNAVIDGLVKSNSLDLAYLKFQQMQVDGCVPDRYTYNILIHGVCKAGVVEEALRLVKQMEALGYSPNVFTYTILMDGYIRARSIDKAFRLLETMKARKISPNEATYRSLINGVFSSVAPVEAFRLLSRWVDSELDLPKVVFDSVIYHLCDHSLAKQAADFLRKVEARGYFPNSSIANIAMACLIKGLDVEETCQIFEHFIKRSVKVDLNTSLALVEALYKSMREEKGNQYIRWIFEEGLFNSVFSYNMVIDCFCKAEMMNRALETFGMMTKKGVFPNLATFNTLITGYYKLRDVDKARKMLLMLFGQGFRPDVFTFSSMIDGLCQVNRTVDAFDCFEEMLEWGVTPNSVTYNSLIRSLCLSGNVSKAMRLLRKMQIDGIQPDMYTFNALIKKYCRDRKINKAHRLLKSMLTLGLRPDNFTYIAFINVLCECERFHEAKGLLTSMEMNGCKPDAYTCNSFIDALVKSGRSQEAMDVWSKYKEKGLTLKPVPSRSEVLVG; encoded by the coding sequence ATGAGAAAGCTTTCATCTTTGGCTTCTTGGGCTGCACCTCAAATCCAAAATGTTGCTGCAAAAATTCAAATCCCGATTAAGCCCAGAAATCCGTCACCCACAAAACTGAAATCCCCCAAAAATGTCGTCCAAAATCGCGTAGTTTCTGCAGCGGGTAAGCTTGAATTCAAAAATTCTAGTTCTGCTTCAATTTCACCTCCCAAACCTCACATTTCAGATCGTGACCAAAGGTTGAACTCTAGAGTTATTGATCACGGCTACTTGGCTGAAATTCTGTCCAGAAAAGACTGGGTTTTGCTGCTAAATCATGATTTTGATGCTAACAGAGGTAATTTGAATGCAACAGCGGTGGTTAGCGTGTTGCAGAATCAAGAAAATGTTTTATGCGCGTTGCGGTTTTATGTTTGGATTTCTAATTTTAGTGCTTCTCTTGCTAAGAATCAAATGATTCGTAGTGCTTTAGGCAATGCCCTTTATAGGAAAGGTCCAGTTCTCTTGTCTGCTGATTTGATACATGACATCCGAAACTCGGGTTGTCAAGTGAGTGAGGAGTTGCTTTGCGCGTTAATTGGTAGTTGGGGAAGATTGGGGTTGGCAAAGTACTGCTCTGAGGTTTTTGAGCAGGTTTCTTATTTAGGGATTACTCCCAACACGAGGTTGTATAATGCTGTGATAGATGGGCTTGTGAAGTCCAATTCGCTCGATTTGGCATACCTCAAGTTTCAGCAGATGCAGGTGGATGGCTGTGTCCCGGATAGATATACGTATAACATCCTCATTCATGGGGTCTGTAAGGCGGGCGTGGTGGAGGAGGCTCTTCGGCTGGTGAAACAGATGGAGGCTTTGGGATATTCGCCTAATGTGTTCACATATACCATCTTGATGGATGGATATATCAGGGCTAGAAGCATAGACAAGGCCTTTAGGCTTCTTGAGACGATGAAGGCTAGGAAAATTAGCCCAAATGAAGCAACATATAGGTCACTGATCAATGGTGTTTTTAGTTCTGTTGCCCCGGTTGAAGCGTTTAGGTTGTTGTCAAGATGGGTGGATAGTGAGCTCGATCTGCCTAAAGTGGTTTTTGATAGTGTGATATATCACCTCTGTGATCATTCTTTAGCAAAACAGGCAGCAGACTTTTTAAGGAAAGTTGAGGCACGGGGTTATTTTCCTAACAGCTCAATAGCTAACATTGCCATGGCTTGTTTGATTAAAGGATTAGATGTTGAGGAAACATGCCAGATATTTGAGCATTTCATTAAAAGAAGTGTGAAGGTGGATTTAAACACTAGTTTAGCACTTGTTGAAGCATTGTACAAGTCAATGAGAGAAGAGAAGGGCAATCAATATATAAGATGGATATTCGAAGAAGGACTTTTCAACAGTGTGTTCTCGTATAATATGGTGATTGACTGCTTTTGCAAAGCTGAAATGATGAATAGAGCATTAGAAACTTTCGGGATGATGACGAAAAAAGGTGTTTTCCCTAATTTGGCCACTTTTAATACCCTTATTACAGGGTATTACAAGTTGAGGGATGTAGATAAGGCACGAAAAATGCTACTGATGCTCTTTGGTCAGGGTTTTAGACCAGACGTGTTCACTTTCAGTTCTATGATTGATGGCCTATGCCAGGTTAATCGGACTGTTGATGCTTTTGATTGTTTCGAAGAGATGTTGGAGTGGGGAGTCACTCCCAATTCTGTCACGTATAATAGTCTAATTCGCTCGTTGTGCTTATCCGGGAATGTTTCCAAAGCAATGAGATTACTGAGAAAGATGCAAATTGATGGAATCCAACCTGATATGTATACATTTAATGCTCTAATAAAGAAGTATTGTAGAGACCGTAAGATCAATAAGGCCCACAGGCTTCTGAAAAGCATGCTGACACTGGGCTTGCGCCCAGATAATTTTACATACATTGCATTTATCAATGTACTGTGCGAGTGTGAGAGGTTTCATGAGGCGAAGGGTCTGCTGACTTCGATGGAGATGAATGGATGTAAGCCTGATGCTTATACGTGCAACTCGTTTATTGATGCCCTGGTCAAGTCAGGGAGGTCTCAAGAAGCCATGGACGTATGGTCAAAATATAAAGAGAAGGGACTGACTCTGAAACCTGTCCCTTCCAGATCTGAAGTTTTGGTTGGTTGA
- the LOC121799817 gene encoding uncharacterized protein LOC121799817: protein MGIEKQSSKSGVGSFLQLFDWNAKSRKKLFSSKSDCPEKSKQKKRCDGNLPMTRLDMMDEDEVSARPSMKGSSVYSCASSVVTDEDLYGSKGPGVVARLMGLEPLPKSNTLEPCTPFSYSHSLPGSYYQSKTLDYRQDPQIMQLGSLQQQPGVQSVTEPKYQKVKQRPIEKFQTEVLPPRSAKSIPITHHKLLSPIKSKTSIPPKDAAHIMEAAARILDTGPKVVKKPVLPLASSSLKVRDSKEKVQAAHKPFPKVSEGSQRSRGVKNTRGSSVTKSSNSGSVDAMSVSSLQDSAEVTSAVKSKGKSISLALQAKANVQKREGLSSTRSKAEANVYSPNMLFTSKSGAQKSTPNKKPSTHKNSGVLRQNNQKQNCVADKGKPPLKKAVGGDQSFVRRQNSSKPLGTSKLSSRKSSTETRDDKSNTSSCSSERVTCKKRSIEGKVMQSADIMDTQSGGGLDVISFTFTTPLRTTEFEENRKPYPVDSPSKRMMLNADGMAASKFTFSGHNVRGGDSLSTFLEQQLKELAHKADLSHQKSGPVSLHSSSVLGDHKTRSGDYSFDPLGQPGSSFRTLRHFEGMSGQKNISLDRTFLNYRHPSPVSVFEHFSFTESCNSSDSAESNRGTEGGGNKCTSLQSEDSLSRNSMNTFLSCEVDFDLSDSASSTSAGTVAKRREITLTSARQGKLKSWEFDYVKMMLCGIEVMFKDYAMGRSTEIISPHMFDQLESCKKCFDGSELVSSMSRRLVFDCATECLETRCRGYAAGGYELWAKGVSTVKRKERLAEDVCREISRWGGMGDFMVDELVESDMSCSTYGKWLDYDIERFELGLQIQSRILNSLIDEVVADILVL, encoded by the exons ATGGGAATCGAGAAGCAAAGCTCCAAGAGTGGTGTTGGTAGCTTCCTCCAACTATTTGATTGGAATGCAAAATCTCGAAAGAAGTTGTTCTCGAGCAAGTCAGATTGCCCCG AGAAATCCAAGCAGAAAAAGAGATGTGATGGGAACTTGCCTATGACACGCCTTGATATG ATGGACGAGGATGAGGTTTCAGCTCGACCAAGTATGAAAGGAAGTAGCGTTTATAGTTGTGCTTCATCTGTTGTAACTGATGAGGATTTGTATGGAAGCAAGGGCCCCGGAGTTGTAGCACGCCTCATGGGATTGGAACCCTTGCCAAAATCCAATACCCTCGAGCCCTGCACACCGTTTTCCTACAGCCACTCTCTTCCTGGCTCGTACTACCAATCTAAGACTCTTGATTATCGCCAAGACCCTCAGATCATGCAGTTGGGCTCCTTGCAGCAGCAGCCCGGTGTCCAATCTGTCACGGAGCCTAAGTATCAGAAGGTGAAGCAGAGGCCGATTGAGAAGTTCCAAACCGAAGTTTTGCCACCAAGATCAGCTAAATCGATACCTATTACTCATCACAAGCTCCTTTCTCCTATAAAAAGCAAGACTTCGATCCCACCTAAGGATGCTGCTCACATCATGGAAGCAGCTGCTCGGATTCTTGACACCGGGCCTAAGGTGGTTAAAAAACCGGTGCTGCCATTGGCTAGTTCGTCTCTGAAAGTAAGGGATTCGAAGGAGAAGGTCCAAGCAGCACATAAGCCTTTCCCAAAAGTTTCTGAAGGTTCTCAGAGGTCGAGAGGTGTGAAGAACACTAGGGGAAGCTCTGTTACTAAGAGCTCGAATAGTGGCTCCGTAGATGCAATGTCTGTAAGCAGTTTGCAAGATTCTGCCGAAGTTACATCCGCTGTGAAAAGCAAGGGAAAGTCCATTTCACTTGCACTGCAGGCTAAAGCCAATGTCCAGAAACGAGAGGGTCTAAGCTCGACTAGGAGCAAGGCTGAAGCGAATGTTTACAGTCCAAACATGCTATTCACGAGTAAGTCGGGGGCACAAAAGAGTACTCCTAACAAGAAGCCATCCACACACAAGAATTCTGGTGTGCTCCGACAGAATAATCAGAAGCAGAACTGTGTTGCTGATAAAGGAAAGCCGCCTTTGAAGAAAGCAGTTGGTGGGGATCAGTCTTTTGTGAGGCGACAGAATTCCAGTAAACCGTTAGGTACCTCCAAACTGAGCTCTAGGAAGTCGAGCACAGAGACTAGAGATGACAAAAGCAATACATCGTCTTGTAGCTCAGAAAGAGTCACTTGTAAAAAGAGATCCATTGAAGGGAAAGTTATGCAGTCTGCTGATATCATGGATACACAAAGTGGTGGAGGATTGGATGTCATCTCATTCACGTTCACTACTCCATTGAGGACGACTGAGTTTGAAGAAAATAGAAAGCCCTACCCCGTGGATTCTCCTAGTAAGAGGATGATGCTGAATGCAGATGGTATGGCAGCTTCAAAGTTCACTTTCTCGGGACATAACGTTAGAGGAGGCGACTCTTTAAGCACGTTTCTAGAGCAGCAACTTAAAGAATTGGCTCATAAGGCTGACTTGTCCCATCAGAAATCGGGGCCTGTTTCTCTACACAGCTCAAGCGTGCTAGGAGACCATAAAACGAGAAGCGGAGATTACTCATTTGATCCGTTAGGCCAGCCAGGGTCAAGTTTTCGCACCCTTCGACACTTTGAG GGCATGAGTGGACAGAAGAACATATCACTAGACAGGACATTTCTCAATTACCGACATCCAAGTCCGGTTTCTGTTTTTGAACACTTTTCCTTCACAGAGAGCTGCAATTCATCAGATAGTGCAGAGAGTAATCGTGGTACAGAAG GTGGTGGAAACAAGTGTACATCACTTCAATCCGAGGACTCACTCAGTAGGAATTCCATGAACACGTTCCTTTCATGTGAAGTAGATTTCGACCTATCAGACTCAGCTTCTTCAACTTCTGCTGGGACTGTAGCAAAGAGGAGAGAGATCACCTTAACCTCGGCCAGACAGGGGAAGCTGAAAAGCTGGGAGTTCGACTATGTTAAGATGATGTTATGTGGCATTGAGGTTATGTTTAAAGATTATGCTATGGGAAGATCTACTGAGATCATCAGCCCTCATATGTTTGATCAGCTGGAAAGTTGCAAGAAGTGCTTCGACGGCTCTGAGCTCGTCTCAAGCATGAGCAGGAGGCTAGTGTTCGACTGTGCGACAGAATGCTTGGAAACGAGATGCAGAGGATATGCTGCAGGAGGGTATGAGCTGTGGGCTAAGGGTGTTAGCACAGTGAAGAGGAAGGAGAGACTAGCTGAAGATGTATGTAGAGAGATTTCGAGATGGGGTGGCATGGGAGATTTCATGGTCGATGAGCTCGTGGAGAGCGACATGAGCTGTAGCACATACGGGAAATGGCTCGACTACGACATCGAAAGGTTCGAGCTTGGGTTACAGATTCAGTCGCGCATTCTTAATTCTTTGATAGATGAGGTAGTTGCTGATATCTTGGTTCTTTAA